One window from the genome of Lolium rigidum isolate FL_2022 unplaced genomic scaffold, APGP_CSIRO_Lrig_0.1 contig_39395_1, whole genome shotgun sequence encodes:
- the LOC124681334 gene encoding uncharacterized protein LOC124681334 — translation MDAVSMVLDDDDLLLEIMIRLDLPTSLVRAILVCKRWFFVASDPVFLRCFRLCHPPRLLGFYVTTRSTSLGLLRPRFVPMPPDQLPQELAAAVRMAESYSLEAYNEDFACIEDLQNDTMIVNGLCGNRYAFEVHWPMSPHRGATALPVTPHDQLDGTACTAAHFILKVQDQGGRNRLVYVWLSMGFLIKGKGEYSVKYKAHIYVLHEDGQWSFHSSAAAVLPSPKSDSRPLLVGTKIYLEHSTSIVALDVKTSSFSTIPLPEEMERYDCKDMMLSAAYDSGFFLIHLDKDLELCIWLHIGDWWQLLDVVGLPEMFATLGMTGWTADGEPATLFQTTKTGDFAEFVFLKLGQCALCYDTRRRVLRKVHEVTQEDQTLEQIHPFMMTWPPIFPALKRDHLARNVS, via the exons ATGGACGCGGTATCAATGGtgctcgacgacgacgacctcctcctcgAGATCATGATCCGCCTCGACCTCCCCACTAGCCTCGTCCGCGCCATCCTCGTCTGCAAGCGCTGGTTCTTTGTCGCCTCCGACCCCGTCTTCCTCCGTTGTTTCCGTCTCTGCCACCCGCCCCGCCTCCTCGGCTTCTACGTCACCACGAGGTCGACCAGCCTCGGGCTGCTCCGCCCGCGCTTCGTCCCCATGCCGCCTGATCAGCTGCCACAGGAGCTCGCAGCCGCCGTCCGCATGGCCGAGAGCTACAGCTTAGAAGCCTACAACGAGGACTTTGCGTGCATCGAGGACCTCCAGAACGACACCATGATCGTCAACGGCCTCTGCGGCAATAGATACGCGTTCGAAGTGCACTGGCCGATGAGCCCTCACCGAGGCGCCACCGCCCTCCCGGTGACACCGCACGACCAGCTCGACGGCACGGCGTGCACGGCCGCCCACTTCATCCTGAAAGTTCAAGACCAAGGCGGCCGCAACAGGCTCGTCTATGTATGGCTGTCCATGGGGTTCCTCATAAAAGGAAAGGGCGAGTATTCCGTCAAATACAAGGCACACATATACGTGCTGCACGAAGACGGCCAGTGGAGCTTCCATTCATCGGCCGCGGCGGTGCTCCCTTCTCCAAAGTCGGATTCGAGACCTCTGCTGGTTGGCACCAAGATATATCTGGAGCACTCTACCAGCATCGTCGCGCTGGATGTGAAAACCTCAAGCTTCTCCACGATTCCGCTCCCGGAAGAAATGGAGCGGTACGATTGCAAAGATATGATGCTGTCGGCGGCCTATGATTCAGGATTTTTTCTTATCCATCTTGATAAGGACCTCGAGCTTTGTATCTGGCTCCACATTGGGGACTGGTGGCAGCTTCTTGATGTCGTTGGCTTGCCCGAGATGTTTGCTACTTTGGGGATGACAGGTTGGACGGCTGATGGCGAGCCTGCTACTCTTTTCCAAACAACCAAGACGGGGGATTTTGCCGAGTTTGTTTTCCTCAAGTTGGGACAATGTGCACTCTGCTACGATACTAGGCGCAGGGTGCTGCGTAAAGTGCATGAGGTGACGCAAGAGGATCAAACTCTAGAGCAGATCCATCCTTTTATGATGACATGGCCTCCCATCTTCCCTGCGCTCAAGCGTGATCATCTTGCAAG AAATGTCAGCTGA